A single Nycticebus coucang isolate mNycCou1 chromosome 16, mNycCou1.pri, whole genome shotgun sequence DNA region contains:
- the SLC15A2 gene encoding solute carrier family 15 member 2, with product MLEERESKEPAMNPFQKNESKETFFSPVSTEEVPHRPPSAPKKPPPKICGSNYPLSIAFIVVNEFCERFSYYGMKAVLTLYFLYFLHWSEDTSTSIYHAFSSLCYFTPILGAAIADSWLGKFKTIIYLSLVYVLGHVVKSLGALPILGGPMVHTALSLVGLTLIALGTGGIKPCVAAFGGDQFEEKDAEERTRYFSVFYLSINAGSLISTFITPMLRGDVQCFGEDCYALAFGVPGLLMVIALVVFALGNKMYKKPPPEGNIVAQVFKCIWFALSNRFKNRSGDIPKRQHWLDWATEKYPTQLIMDVKALTRVLFLYIPLPMFWALLDQQGSRWTLQATKMNGNLGFFVLQPDQMQVLNPFLVLIFIPLFDLVIYRLISKCGINFSSLRKMAVGMILACLAFAVAATVEIKINGMAPPQPGPQEIFLQVLNLADDEVKVTVLGNENHSLLVESVKSFQKTPHYFRLHLKTKSHDFHFHLKYHNLSVYTDHTVEEKNGYSLIIREDGKNISSMMVKDGESKTTNGMTTLRFINTLHKDVNITLGTDISFSVGEDYGVSAYKTVQRGEYPAVHCRTENKDFSLNLGLLDFGAAYLFVITNTSQGLQAWKMEDIPTNKMSIAWQLPQYALVTAGEVMFSVTGLEFSYSQAPSSMKSVLQAAWLLTVAVGNIIVLVVAQFSGLVQWAEFILFSCLLLVVCLIFSIMGYYYVPVKSEDMQGPADKQLPHTQGDMINLETKKTKF from the exons ATGCTTGAGGAGAGAGAGAGTAAGGAGCCAGCCATGAATCCCTTCCAGAAAAATGAGTccaaggaaacttttttttcacCTGTCTCCACTGAAGAGGTACCACATCGACCTCCCAGCGCTCCAAAGAAGCCACCTCCG AAAATCTGTGGCTCCAACTACCCACTGAGCATTGCCTTCATTGTGGTGAATGAATTCTGTGAGCGCTTTTCCTATTATGGCATGAAAG CGGTGCTGACCCTGTATTTCCTGTATTTCCTGCATTGGAGTGAAGATACATCCACATCTATATATCATGCCTTCAGCAGTCTCTGTTATTTCACTCCCATTCTGGGAGCAGCCATTGCtgactcatggctgggaaaattCAA GACAATCATCTATCTCTCTCTGGTGTATGTGCTTGGCCATGTGGTCAAGTCCTTGGGTGCCTTACCAATACTAGGGGGACCAATGGTACATAC AGCCCTATCATTGGTCGGCCTGACTCTAATAGCTTTGGGGACAGGTGGTATCAAACCCTGTGTGGCAGCTTTTGGTGGAGACCAGTTTGAAGAAAAAGAT GCAGAGGAACGGACTAGATACTTCTCAGTCTTCTACCTCTCCATCAATGCAGGGAGCTTGATTTCTACATTTATCACACCTATGCTGAGAG GAGATGTGCAGTGTTTTGGAGAAGATTGCTATGCACTGGCTTTTGGAGTTCCCGGATTGCTCATGGTGATAGCACTTG TTGTGTTTGCATTGggaaacaaaatgtacaaaaaaccACCTCCTGAAGGAAACATAGTGGCTCAAGTTTTCAAATGTATCTGG TTTGCTCTTTCCAACCGTTTCAAGAACCGTTCTGGAGACATTCCAAAGAGACAGCACTGGCTAGACTGGGCAACGGAGAAATACCCA ACGCAGCTCATTATGGATGTGAAGGCGCTGACCAGGGTACTATTCCTTTACATCCCTTTGCCCATGTTCTGGGCTCTTTTGGATCAGCAG GGTTCACGATGGACTTTGCAAGCCACCAAGATGAATGGGAATTTG ggtttttttgtgCTTCAGCCAGACCAGATGCAG GTACTAAATCCCTTTCTGGTTCTTATCTTCATCCCGTTGTTTGACCTTGTCATTTATCGTCTGATCTCCAAGTGTGGAATTAACTTTTC atcacttagaaaaatggctGTTGGTATGATCCTAGCATGCCTGGCATTTGCAGTTGCAGCAACtgtagagataaaaataaat GGAATGGCTCCACCCCAGCCAGGTCCCCAGGAGATTTTCCTACAAGTCTTGAATCTGGCAGATGATGAAGTGAAGGTGACAGTATTGGGAAATGAAAACCATTCTTTGTTGGTAGAGTCTGTCAAATCCTTTCAG AAAACACCACACTATTTCAGACTGCACCTGAAAACAAAAAGCCACGATTTTCACTTCCACCTGAAATATCACAATTTGTCTGTCTACACTGACCATACTGTAGAGGAAAAGAATGGGTACAGTCTGATCATTCGTGAGGATGGGAAAAATATCTCCAGCATGATG GTAAAAGATGGAGAAAGCAAAACAACCAATGGGATGACAACCTTGAG GTTTATTAACACTTTGCACAAAGATGTCAACATCACTCTGGGTACAGATATCTCCTTCAGTGTTGGTGAAGACTATGGTGTGTCTGCTTATAAAACGGTGCAAAGAGGAGA ATACCCTGCAGTGCATTGTAGAACAGAAAATAAGGACTTTTCTCTGAATTTGGGTCTGCTAGACTTTGGTGCAGCATATTTGTTTGTCATCACTAAT ACCAGTCAGGGTCTTCAGGCCTGGAAGATGGAAGACATACCAACCAACAAAATGTCCATTGCCTGGCAGCTGCCACAATATGCCCTGGTTACAGCTGGGGAGGTCATGTTCTCTGTCACAGGACTTGAGTTTTCTTATTCTCAG GCACCCTCTAGCATGAAATCTGTACTCCAGGCAGCTTGGTTGTTGACAGTTGCAGTTGGAAATATCATCGTTCTTGTTGTGGCACAGTTCAGCGGCCTAGTACAG TGGGctgaattcattttgttttcctgccTCCTACTGGTGGTCTGCCTGATCTTCTCCATCATGGGCTACTACTATGTTCCTGTAAAGTCAGAGGATATGCAGGGTCCAGCAGATAAGCAATTGCCCCACACCCAAGGGGATATGATCAACTTAGAGACcaagaagacaaagttttga